Proteins co-encoded in one Setaria viridis chromosome 9, Setaria_viridis_v4.0, whole genome shotgun sequence genomic window:
- the LOC117839856 gene encoding uncharacterized protein — MGSLMAGWDSPVLGDDKKVHARRNRSLTKEEVEAFWKQRRRSEDGGELTSPLASPATESPFGSLEKAARSPGRGGASSPRVRVDGFLPGDDDGAAADSPSKSRDWWTRSNWAFLNEPPQEEPASRAQNYTPQFHVARIATGNS; from the exons ATGGGCTCTCTCATGGCTGGCTGGGACTCGCCAGTTCTTGGTGACGACAAGAAAG TTCACGCGCGGCGGAACCGGTCGCTGAcaaaggaggaggtggaggcgttCTGGAAGCAGCGCCGGAGGtcagaggacggcggcgagctcaCCTCGCCCCTCGCCTCCCCCGCCACG GAGAGTCCGTTCGGGAGCTTGGAGAAGGCGGCCCGGTCGCCGGGACGTGGCGGCGCGTCGTCCCCGCGGGTCCGCGTGGACGGCTTCCTCCCcggtgacgacgacggcgccgccgctgacAGCCCCAGCAAGAGCCGCGACTGGTGGACGCGGAGCAACTGGGCATTCCTGAACGAGCCGCCGCAGGAGGAGCCGGCCAGCAGAGCGCAGAACTACACGCCGCAGTTCCACGTCGCCCGGATCGCCACCGGCAACTCCTGA
- the LOC117838744 gene encoding non-specific phospholipase C1 — translation MAAAARAGRRGGPEARLLVALLLLALVVSGHCLDAHHRGLKRRRRKHEIHSPIKTVVVVVMENRSFDHILGWLRRTRPDIDGLTGRESNHLNASDPSSPEIFVTDEAGYVDSDPGHGFEDIREQIFGSADTSAVPPPMSGFAQNARGMGLGMAQNVMSGFKPEAIPVYASLADEFAVFDRWFASVPTSTQPNRLFVHSATSHGLTFNARKDLIHGFPQKTIFDSLEENGLSFGIYYQNIPATLFYQSLRRLKHLVKFHQYSLKFKLHAKWGKLPNYAVIEQRYFDCELFPANDDHPSHDVARGQRFVKEVYETLRASPQWNETALLITYDEHGGFYDHVPTPVVGVPQPDGIVGPDPYYFKFERLGVRVPSFLISPWIEKGTVIHEPSGPQESSQYEHSSIPATVKKLFNLHSNFLTKRDAWAGTFENYFKIRKTPRTDCPETLPEVTKSLRPFGPKEDSSLSEFQVELIQLASQLNGDHVLNTYPDIGRTMTVGEANRYAEDAVARFLEAGRIALRAGANESALVTMRPALTSRASMSSGLSSEL, via the exons atggccgccgccgcccgcgcgggccgccgcggcggccccgaGGCGCGCCTCCTCGTGGCGCTCCTCCTGCTCGCTCTGGTCGTCTCCGGCCACTGCCTGGACGCGCACCACCGCGGTctgaagcgccgccgccggaagcaCGAGATCCACTCGCCGAtcaagacggtggtggtggtcgtgaTGGAGAACCGCAGCTTCGACCACATCCTCGGCTGGCTCCGCCGCACCCGCCCCGACATCGACGGCCTCACCGGCCGCGAGTCCAACCACCTCAACGCCTCCGACCCATCCTCCCCGGAGATCTTCGTCACCGACGAGGCCGGCTACGTCGACTCCGACCCCGGCCACGGCTTCGAGGACATCCGCGAGCAGATCTTCGGGTCCGCCGACACCTCCGCCGTGCCTCCACCCATGTCCGGCTTCGCCCAGAACGCGCGCGGGATGGGCCTCGGCATGGCGCAGAACGTCATGAGCGGATTCAAGCCGGAGGCCATCCCCGTGTACGCCTCCCTCGCCGATGAGTTCGCCGTGTTTGATCGGTGGTTCGCCTCCGTGCCCACCTCCACGCAGCCCAACCGCCTGTTCGTCCACTCAGCAACCTCACACGGCCTCACCTTCAACGCCAGAAAGGATCTCATCCATGGCTTCCCGCAGAAGACCATCTTTGATAGCCTCGAGGAGAACGGCTTGTCCTTTGGCATCTACTACCAGAACATCCCAGCCACGCTCTTCTACCAAAGCCTCCGCCGGCTCAAGCACCTCGTCAAGTTCCACCAGTACAGCCTCAAATTCAAGCTGCACGCTAAGTGGGGGAAGCTGCCAAATTATGCGGTGATTGAACAGAGGTACTTCGACTGCGAGTTGTTTCCTGCAAATGATGACCATCCGTCGCATGATGTGGCCAGGGGCCAGAGGTTCGTCAAAGAAGTGTATGAGACACTGAGGGCCAGTCCGCAGTGGAATGAGACAGCCCTGCTTATCACATACGATGAGCATGGTGGATTCTACGACCATGTCCCAACGCCGGTTGTCGGAGTGCCCCAGCCTGATGGAATTGTTGGCCCAGACCCGTACTACTTCAAGTTCGAACGGCTCGGGGTGCGTGTGCCCTCCTTCCTCATCTCACCGTGGATTGAGAAAGGAACTG TGATCCATGAACCAAGTGGTCCGCAAGAAAGCTCAcaatatgagcattcgtccaTTCCTGCAACAGTAAAGAAGCTATTTAATTTACACTCTAACTTCCTGACAAAGAGAGATGCATGGGCTGGGACCTTTGAGAACTACTTCAAAATCCGGAAGACACCAAGAACTGACTGTCCAG AGACACTCCCAGAGGTGACAAAGTCACTGCGACCATTTGGCCCCAAGGAAGATTCATCTCTGTCAGAATTTCAAGTGGAATTGATTCAACTTGCCTCACAGCTTAATGGTGATCATGTGCTGAACACATACCCAGATATTGGCAGGACCATGACTGTTGGGGAAGCAAACCGCTACGCAGAGGATGCTGTGGCCAGATTCCTGGAAGCTGGTAGGATTGCTCTAAGAGCTGGTGCGAATGAATCTGCTTTGGTGACAATGAGGCCTGCTCTCACCAGCAGGGCCTCCATGTCCTCTGGTTTATCATCAGAGCTCTAA